One window of Pelmatolapia mariae isolate MD_Pm_ZW linkage group LG18, Pm_UMD_F_2, whole genome shotgun sequence genomic DNA carries:
- the LOC134616825 gene encoding transcriptional regulator Myc-B-like, protein MPPVLNSTNYDYDYDVIQPYFFLNGEEEDFYPPPRSQLLPAPSEDIWKKFELLPTPPLSPSRRPSLSAADHLEAVSDLLDDDHSSSAAFLQSFIIQDCMWSSSFAAATELEKVVSERLASLRARRDSCNTKTITDRTADEQVGGSQVSAGYLQDFHTSVTDCIDPSVVFLGEKQMDDGVAMEVGSELRLDSPPPSSSDSESEEEDDDDDEEEEEIDVVTVDRRKSSRRSHTSPLVLKRSHVNIHQHNYAAQQPPEKRVKAESSSAALRQSGGRRCWSPKSEGEDSDKRRTHNVLERQRRNELKMSFMVLRDEVPAVANNEKAAKVVILKKATEFIMEVREQERKLLAKKDELRKRSRELKQRLQQLRTSH, encoded by the exons ATGCCGCCGGTGTTGAACAGCACAAACTACGATTATGACTACGACGTGATCCAGCCCTACTTCTTCCTGAATGGTGAAGAGGAAGACTTCTACCCTCCTCCACGCAGCCAGCTCCTGCCGGCTCCCAGCGAAGACATCTGGAAGAAGTTCGAGCTGCTGCCTACACCTCCCTTGTCCCCCAGCCGGAGACCTTCCCTGTCTGCCGCCGACCATTTGGAGGCGGTGTCTGACCTCTTGGACGATGACCACAGCTCCTCTGCAGCCTTCCTGCAGTCCTTCATCATCCAGGATTGCATGTGGAGCAGCAGCTTCGCCGCCGCCACAGAGCTGGAGAAGGTGGTGTCAGAGAGGCTGGCCTCGTTGCGGGCCCGCCGGGACTCCTGCAACACTAAGACCATCACAGACAGAACAGCTGACGAGCAGGTGGGCGGGTCTCAGGTGAGCGCTGGGTACCTGCAGGACTTCCACACCTCGGTGACAGACTGCATCGACCCCTCTGTGGTGTTCCTGGGTGAGAAGCAGATGGATGATGGTGTGGCGATGGAGGTGGGGTCTGAGCTGAGACTGGACTCGCCACCACCCAGCAGCAGTGACAGCGAATCAG aagaggaagatgatgatgatgatgaagaagaggaagagatcGATGTGGTGACAGTGGACAGGAGAAAGTCATCTCGGCGGTCCCACACCTCCCCTCTCGTCCTGAAACGCTCTCACGTCAACATCCACCAACACAACTACGCTGCCCAGCAACCCCCTGAGAAACGGGTGAAGGCAGAGAGCAGCAGCGCGGCACTGAGGCAGAGCGGCGGCCGCCGGTGCTGGAGCCCGAAATCGGAGGGCGAGGACAGCGACAAGCGCAGGACTCACAACGTGCTGGAGAGGCAGCGGCGAAACGAGCTGAAGATGAGCTTCATGGTTCTGAGGGACGAGGTCCCAGCGGTGGCCAACAATGAAAAAGCGGCGAAGGTGGTGATCCTGAAGAAGGCGACGGAGTTCATCATGGAGGTCAGAGAGCAGGAGAGGAAGCTGTTGGCAAAGAAAGATGaactgaggaagaggagcagagagctGAAGCAGAGGCTGCAGCAGCTCAGGACTTCACATTAA